From Acidiferrobacterales bacterium, the proteins below share one genomic window:
- a CDS encoding alpha/beta hydrolase: MKPNEYAFSIPARDGQIIRGVYRDTYEGPVGMFLHGLSSDAEGTKSMRLWSQAERLDRSWIRFDMRAHGKSDGDFEEFSISRAIEDTKLALSLFGGRPKVLVGSSMGGWVASQVALDAEVNVCGQVLIAPAFNFMNGIYLSASPEVQEQWRKSGYRTFDDTGPDCSYTIAYAAVLDSLQYDAFSTPLSYNHPVKILHGALDDVVPSGQSLEFRDHADSDIEVTIFPDGDHRLTDHVDMIEWAVDKIWPD, encoded by the coding sequence ATGAAGCCGAACGAGTATGCATTTTCCATACCTGCGAGGGATGGCCAGATTATCAGAGGTGTGTACCGCGATACCTACGAGGGACCAGTGGGCATGTTTCTGCACGGGTTGTCCTCCGACGCAGAAGGCACCAAATCGATGCGACTGTGGAGTCAGGCCGAGCGACTCGACCGTTCGTGGATTCGGTTTGACATGCGCGCCCACGGAAAGTCCGATGGTGATTTCGAGGAGTTCAGCATATCCCGTGCGATTGAGGACACCAAACTGGCGCTGTCTTTGTTTGGAGGGCGTCCAAAGGTTCTGGTCGGCTCCAGTATGGGAGGCTGGGTTGCGTCACAGGTTGCCCTGGATGCCGAAGTGAATGTTTGCGGACAGGTACTGATCGCACCAGCATTCAATTTCATGAACGGAATTTATCTCAGTGCCTCACCCGAGGTGCAAGAACAATGGCGAAAGTCGGGCTATCGGACATTCGACGACACAGGTCCGGACTGCAGTTACACAATTGCATATGCCGCGGTGCTTGACTCATTGCAATACGATGCGTTTTCGACTCCGTTAAGTTACAACCATCCGGTGAAGATACTGCACGGTGCGCTTGATGATGTGGTGCCGTCTGGTCAAAGTCTTGAATTCAGGGACCATGCGGATTCCGACATCGAAGTCACCATTTTCCCCGATGGTGATCACCGGCTGACCGATCATGTTGACATGATTGAGTGGGCTGTCGACAAGATTTGGCCGGACTGA
- a CDS encoding FxsA family protein — protein MRVVTILFLCFLIIPIAEIYLLIQIGQVIGAGWTIVGVVATALIGAWLVRLQGILTLHRAVGSVKSGEVPALELVEGLFLLVAGALLITPGFVTDAIGFICLTSPIRRAFASILLSRLIVHVNQRSQSSQSRTYDVKFREIDTD, from the coding sequence ATGAGAGTCGTTACAATCCTGTTTCTGTGTTTCCTGATCATTCCGATCGCGGAGATTTATCTGCTGATCCAGATTGGACAGGTGATCGGGGCTGGATGGACGATTGTCGGAGTGGTCGCGACAGCACTGATCGGCGCGTGGCTGGTGAGGTTGCAGGGAATTCTCACGCTGCATCGGGCAGTCGGGAGCGTAAAAAGTGGAGAGGTGCCGGCCCTGGAATTGGTGGAGGGACTTTTCCTGCTCGTTGCCGGCGCATTGCTGATTACGCCCGGCTTCGTGACCGATGCGATCGGATTCATATGTCTGACATCGCCAATTCGAAGAGCGTTTGCTTCGATTTTGCTGAGTCGTCTGATTGTTCACGTAAACCAGCGCAGTCAATCGTCACAGTCGCGGACGTACGACGTCAAATTTCGGGAAATCGATACTGACTAG
- a CDS encoding fatty acid desaturase, whose protein sequence is MENYVFRRDLVKSRDLLQLSEKSDSVGLTRLAVHLLLVGGSGLWVWSAQSSWWILPAWFAYGTIVVFLFAPLHECIHRTAFRSRGWNNIVAAVAGFILILPANYFRHFHFEHHRHTNDPARDPELLTEKPRTFPGYMWTMTGLTSYWLPQIRLLLHHASGNVNSKFIPKSAHRAIQREARIHLALYVAIGAVSIYLQSALIATFWVVPILIGMVSLRLFLLAEHGDCELSPNMLVNTRTTLTNPLLRLITWNMSFHCEHHLYPSVPFHRLPILHDKVRKHLGTVSSGYLEFHREYLRSM, encoded by the coding sequence ATGGAAAATTACGTCTTTCGGCGCGACCTTGTCAAGTCCCGCGACCTTCTGCAACTCAGTGAGAAGTCAGATTCAGTTGGATTGACTCGGCTTGCTGTACACCTTCTTCTGGTCGGCGGGTCCGGTTTGTGGGTCTGGTCAGCGCAATCTAGCTGGTGGATTCTTCCAGCATGGTTCGCTTATGGAACTATTGTCGTTTTTCTGTTTGCGCCGCTTCATGAATGCATCCATCGCACCGCCTTCCGCTCGAGAGGGTGGAACAACATCGTCGCTGCCGTGGCGGGGTTCATACTCATTCTTCCGGCCAATTATTTCCGCCACTTTCATTTCGAGCACCACCGGCATACGAATGATCCGGCGCGCGACCCGGAACTACTGACAGAAAAACCCCGGACTTTTCCAGGGTATATGTGGACGATGACCGGGCTGACGTCCTACTGGCTGCCTCAGATCCGCCTTCTATTGCACCACGCATCAGGCAATGTCAATTCAAAGTTCATTCCGAAATCTGCACATCGAGCCATCCAGCGAGAAGCACGGATCCACCTGGCGCTATATGTCGCGATCGGCGCAGTTTCGATCTATCTTCAAAGTGCCTTGATCGCCACTTTCTGGGTTGTTCCGATTCTGATTGGAATGGTTTCCCTGAGGTTGTTTCTGCTCGCAGAGCACGGGGACTGTGAGTTGTCGCCCAATATGCTGGTCAACACCCGAACCACACTGACCAATCCGCTTTTGAGACTGATCACCTGGAACATGTCGTTTCATTGTGAGCACCATCTGTATCCATCGGTCCCATTTCACCGCCTGCCTATCTTGCATGACAAGGTGCGCAAGCATCTGGGAACGGTCTCATCCGGTTATCTGGAATTTCACAGGGAGTACTTGCGCTCCATGTGA